In Dermacentor albipictus isolate Rhodes 1998 colony unplaced genomic scaffold, USDA_Dalb.pri_finalv2 scaffold_15, whole genome shotgun sequence, the following proteins share a genomic window:
- the LOC135918528 gene encoding uncharacterized protein produces the protein MASGETLRSSSFSFLSGRSTACMIVPEMCQAIWEVLRPVYVSRPSIPAEWLKVARELEEKWDMPHCLGAIDGKHVNVDCPVNSGSRDQNYKNTFTKSLLAVSDANYSFLYVEIGHHGSESDVGIFSKSNLQGKIIEDSLGVPAPASLGRIGSIPYFFGQ, from the exons ATGGCTTCGGGGGAAACACTCCGCTCCTCATCTTTCAGTTTTCTTTCTGGTCGCTCCACAGCTTGCATGATTGTCCCCGAAATGTGCCAGGCGATTTGGGAAGTGCTTCGGCCGGTTTACGTATCACGGCCGTCAATTCCAGCTGAATGGCTAAAG GTTGCGAGAGAGCTTGAGGAAAAGTGGGACATGCCACATTGCCTTGGTGCAATAGATGGCAAGCACGTGAATGTTGATTGCCCGGTAAACTCGGGAAGCCGAGaccaaaattacaaaaatacgtTCACGAAATCACTGCTCGCTGTGAGCGACGCAAACTACAG CTTCCTGTATGTTGAAATCGGTCACCATGGAAGCGAGTCAGATGTTGGGATCTTCAGCAAGAGCAACCTGCAAGGAAAAATTATTGAGGACAGCCTGGGAGTTCCTGCGCCTGCAAGTCTTGGGAGGATAGGCAGCATTCCTTATTTTTTTGGTCAGTGA
- the LOC139051897 gene encoding uncharacterized protein — protein sequence MQMTSAISEPTAFSVELLLDIIKQYPVLYDKGHSRYKEADYKKEIWKKISQDLGVTDGIFQANFKTLKDNFTKTKTKRRDKMKSGAGAKDVPTVKCKHFEAMIPIMEKVYEEHISDKSAESASASQDVSQLELSLNDIHEAGWLDFKAGSTSR from the exons ATGCAAATGACGTCCGCCATTTCGGAACCAACTGCGTTCTCCGTGGAACTGCTGCTGGACATCATCAAGCAGTACCCGGTCCTGTACGACAAAGGTCATTCAAGGTACAAGGAAGCGGATTATAAGAAAGAGATATGGAAGAAGATTTCGCAGGATTTGGGTGTGACTG atGGAATTTTCCAAGCCAATTTCAAAACTTTGAAGGATAACTTCACAAAAACTAAAACTAAAAGAAGGGATAAGATGAAAAGTGGAGCTGGAGCCAAAGATGTGCCCACAGTTAAATGCAAGCACTTCGAGGCAATGATCCCAATCATGGAAAAAGTGTACGAGGAGCACAT ATCAGACAAGTCTGCCGAAAGTGCCAGCGCAAGCCAGGATGTCTCCCAACTCGAACTTTCATTGAATGACATCCATGAGGCCGGGTGGTTGGATTTCAAGGCAGGCAGCACCTCTCGTTGA
- the LOC135918522 gene encoding putative nuclease HARBI1 — protein MDGMLIAIQQPKGLYPGETQSFMTRKGYYALNTMVVRDGDMKILDIDPCFPGSCHDSFVWRHTPLRSRLETVLRPGEIVLGVSGYPPEPWILTPVPGHPATDTPEGRYNRAHASNVVESPEKGAVIVAACAALQNIVLEAGEPCIVADDDDDDDVDDVVQVALQPTRARVESCHRNQGAHHHHTTCS, from the exons ATGGATGGCATGCTGATCGCCATCCAACAACCGAAAGGGCTCTACCCAGGGGAGACCCAGAGCTTCATGACCCGGAAAGGGTACTATGCGCTCAACACCATGGTC GTGCGTGATGGCGACATGAAGATCTTGGACATCGACCCCTGTTTCCCGGGGTCATGCCATGACTCCTTTGTCTGGCGGCACACCCCGCTGCGCAGCCGCCTTGAAACTGTCCTGAGACCTGGAGAAATCGTGCTTG GAGTCTCGGGCTATCCCCCGGAGCCCTGGATTCTAACGCCTGTCCCAGGACACCCAGCTACCGACACACCAGAGGGGCGCTACAACAGGGCGCATGCCTCCAATGTTGTAGAAAG CCCCGAGAAAGGAGCTGTGATAGTGGCTGCCTGTGCAGCTCTGCAGAACATTGTGTTGGAGGCAGGCGAGCCATGTattgttgctgatgatgatgatgacgacgacgtcgACGATGTTGTACAAGTCGCACTGCAGCCTACCAGAGCCCGAGTGGAGAGTTGCCACCGGAATCAAGGCGCCCACCACCACCACACGACTTGCTCTTGA